From Hyla sarda isolate aHylSar1 chromosome 12, aHylSar1.hap1, whole genome shotgun sequence:
ATGGGTACTGTATAGTGGCATTACATTCTCAGTATGTAGAAGTGTTATGTGTGCATGGCATAGTATTACTACCCTGTCAATAAAATAGTGGTATTAAATGGTAACTGTATAAGTGGTATTATGTGTTTTTTTGCATATTAATATTATGTGGTCACTGTATAGGGGTATTATACGGTCACTTTATAAGTGGTACTATTTGTTTTTTGCATGGTGATATTATATGGTCATTGTGTATAGGTATAATATAGTCACTGTATAAGTGTTTTTATTAGATTTTGTATTGTGATACTATgtggtcactgtatagtggtattatgtgTTCACCGTATAGAGGTATTACATGGCCACTGCATAACAATATTATATGGCCATTAGAGTGTGGAGTATATTAATGATTGGTGGTCCTATGTGTCCAATGTTAGGCCCCCTTCACACTGCCGGTATTCCCCATCAAATTCggccattaaagggtacctctcatcaaataaacttttgatatattttagatgaatgaatgttgaataactttccaatagcatgttaatgaaaaatatgcttctttctattgtatttttcccgatcagtcctgtcagcaagcatttctgactcatgctggagtcctaaacactcagagctgccagcctgctttgttcacagccaaacaggctgtgaacaaagcaggctggcagctctgagtgttctcctttgtgaacaaagcagactggcagctcgtagtgtttaggactccagcatgagtctgaaatacttgctgccaggactggtagggagaccccagtggtcatttcttcaaagtggaaaattaaatagaaagaagcatattttttaataacatgcaattgtaaagttattctgcatacattaatctataatatatcaaaagttttttttgatgagaggtaccctttaattttgcCGGGTCATAACGGCCAATAATggttcccgatggaccccattacagtcaatggggtccgacagtgtgaatgtagccttagtggTCCACACAGACTAGCATGAAGTGCACAGGAGATGATGACACGTTACACTCAGTAATACACAAGTACTTTTATTCCCTAAAGCAGGAAAATATTTAGTAATTTATAAACACTCAGATGAAATATAAAAGTGACAAAGTGCTGGAAACCCTGCTTAGTGAAAACCGCGAACACAGTACTGCCCATTAATCTACACAGTTCttgtatattatatggtgtatacacagAGCTAGATCAGCATCACCAGTGCTGAGTCTCCACTATACACTCTGCAAGTCTATTCAGTGCTGCTCAAAAGTGCTGGTCAAAATCTCCAACCTACTCAGTGTATCAAACTCTCTTGAGTAAGAGTCTCTAGTACTTGCTCATAGTCTCTAGTATGCACAGTGCTGGTACGGAGTCTCCAGTCTATGGAGAGATTCTTGCTCTCCGGTATACACTGTGCTGATTCAGAGTCTCCAGTCTATAGAAAGCTGTTCAGTCTCCAGTATACACAGTGCTGGTTCAGAGTCTCCAGTCTATATAAAGATGCTTGGTCTCCAGTTTACACAGTGCTGGTACAGAGTCTCTAGTCTATAGAAAGCTGCTCGGTCTCCAGTATACACAGTGCTGGTTCAGAGTCTCCAGTCTATATAAAACTGCCCGGTCTCCATTATACACAATGCTGGTTCAGAGTCTCCGGTCTATATAAAGCTGCTCGGTCTCCAGTATACACAGTGCTGGTACAGAGTCTCCAGTCTATCTAAAGCTGCTCGGtctccagtatatacagtgctggttcAGAGTCTCCAGTCTATGGAAAGATTCTTGCTCTCCGATATACACAGTGCTTATTCAGAGTCTCCAGTCTATATAAAGCTGCTCGGTCTCCAGTATACACAGTGCTGGTTCGGAGTCTTCAGTCTATGTAAAGCTGTTTGGtctccagtatatacagtgctggttcAGAGTCTCCAGTCTATAGAAAGCTGCTCGGTCTCCAATATACACAGTGCTGGTTCAGAGTCTCCAGTCTATAGAAAGCTGCTCGGTCTCCGGTGTACACAGTGCTAGTTCGGAGTCTTCAGTCTATGTAAAGCTGTTTGGtctccagtatatacagtgctggttcAGAGTCTCCAGTCTATAGAAAGCTGCTCGGTCTCCAATATACACAGTGCTGGTTCAGAGTCTCCAGTCTATAGAAAGCTGCTCGGTCTCCGGTGTACACAGTGCTAGTTCGGAGTCTTCAGTCTATGTAAAGCTGCTCGGTCTCCAATATACACAGTGCTGGTTCAGAGTCTCCAGTCTATAGAAAGCTGCTCGGTCTCCGGTGTACACAGTGCTAGTTCGGAGTCTTCAGTCTATGTAAAGCTGTTTGGtctccagtatatacagtgctggttcAGAGTCTCTAGTCTATAGAAAGCTGCTCGGTCTCCAGTATACACAGTGCTGGTTCAGAGTCTCCAGTCTATATAAAACTGCCCGGTCTCCATTATACACAATGCTGGTTCAGAGTCTCCGGTCTATATAAAGCTGCTCGGtctccagtatatacagtgctggttcAGAGTCTCCAGTCTATGGAAAGATTCTTGCTCTCCGATATACACAGTGCTTATTCAGAGTCTCCAGTCTATATAAAGCTGCTCGGTCTCCAGTATACACAGTGCTGGTTCGGAGTCTTCAGTCTATGTAAAGCTGTTTGGtctccagtatatacagtgctggttcAGAGTCTCCAGTCTATAGAAAGCTGCTCGGTCTCCAATATACACAGTGCTGGTTCAGAGTCTCCAGTCTATAGAAAGCTGCTCGGTCTCCGGTGTACACAGTGCTAGTTCGGAGTCTTCAGTCTATGTAAAGCTGTTTGGtctccagtatatacagtgctggttcAGAGTCTCCAGTCTATAGAAAGCTGCTCGGTCTCCAATATACACAGTGCTGGTTCAGAGTCTCCAGTCTATAGAAAGCTGCTCGGTCTCCGGTGTACACAGTGCTGGTTCAGAGTCTCCAGTTTATAGAAAGCTGCTTGGTCTCCAGCATATACAGTGCTGGTTCAGAGTCTCCAGTCTATAGAAAGCTGCTTGGtctccagtatatacagtgctggttcAGAGTCTCCAGTCTATATAAAGCTGCTTGGTCTTCAGTATATGCAGTGCTGGTTCAGAGTCTCCAGTTTATAGAAAGCTCCTTGGTCTCCAGTATACACAGTGCTGGTTCAGAGTCTCCAGTCTATATAAAGCTGCTCGGtctccagtatatacagtgctggttcAGAGTCTCCAGTTTATAGAAAGCTCCTTGGtctccagtatatacagtgctagtTCAGAGTCTGAAGTGCTTGTTCCAGTGTTCTCTCGATGTTGTCTGCAATACTGGCTTACTCTCTAGTATATACTGTGTTGGCTCAGTTTTTCTTAATATTCCATGCATTTAGAAAGTCTTTAGACCCTTTCACGTTTTTCACATGTTGTCATGCTTTGTGCTAAATCAATAAAATGAATggcagagtcctggttgttccaaacctcTTCAATTTAACTATTATGAAGACCACTGTgcacttgggaactttcagtgcagaagAGATTTTTTTCGTCCCCTTCTTCAGATCTGTGGCTTTACACaaccctgtctctgagctctgcaGACAGTTCTTACCTCTCATGGCTTGgttggcttttatatatatatatatatatatatatatatatatatatatatatatatatatatatatatatatattgtcagctgtgaggccTTATATAGTCCAACTTCAACATCCAATTCACTGAATTTTCCACagatgactccaatcaaggtgctgAAACAactcaagtgtcatagcaaagggtctgaatacttatgtccatgggaAATTTAGTTTttcccttttaataaatttgaacaaaaaatcttaaattctattttcactttgtcattatggtgtATTGCATGCAGAATGATTGGGTAAAACCTGATTTTTTTTAGCATAATGACACAAGATGAAAGGGAATGGGTCTGAAAACTATCCAAATGTATTGTACATAGTGCTGCTTCATGTTCCAGTCTACATAGAGCACAATTAATCTGTAATATACACTGTGCTGGATGAGCCTGCAATATACACTATGCTGGATCAGTCTGCTGTATACACGGGGCTCGATCAGTCTGCATAGGTGCTAAATGTGCTGGACCTGTCTGCAAGATACACTGAGCAAGACAAGTCTGCAGTGTACACTGTGCTGGATCAGTCTGCAATCTACACTGTGCTGGATCAGTCTGCAATCTACACTGTGCTGGATCAGTCTGCAGTGTACACTGTGCTGGATTAGTCTGTAATCTACACTGTGCTGGATCAGTTTGCAATCTACACTGTGCTGGATCAGTCTGCAATCTACACTGTGCTGGATCAGTCTGCAGTGTACACTGTGCTGGATTAGTCTGTAATCTACACTGTGCTGGATCAGTCTGCAATCTACACTGTGCTGAATCAGTCTGCATAATATACTATGTTACCTAATACACTATGAGGACCGTGTACACAGTGCTGGTTAGTTCAGTCCTTTTGGATTTTTACATCTACAGGCAGAGCATGTACTGCACTAGCACAATAAAAAATCAGTTTCTGCTATTACATCTACACAAATATTAATGAAAATAAACTCTATAACTATGTAACATTGTAAATAAAGATCACACTAGTTGTTGTCACAGTTTGCAGACATGATGGATCTGCCACCTGATTGGCAGTGAAGCAGATAGGGCAGCGCAGAGGTGTTTATAGGTGGCCACCTATCATTTCTGAGCAGTTAATAGCATCTGTAACAGTAAACTGCACTACCATTGGCTTGTAGTGATGCAGCTGTGCATCAgatctggacagtcagtggcattAGGGCAGGCCTGGAACTTTTTATGGCTGCTGCTGGTATTGGCTTTCCGTGGCAGTGAAGAAATCCTCCAGGATGCCCTGCAGATAGTCAAAGGTTGGTCGCTGCTCTGGGTTTTGTTGCCAGCACTGTAGCATGATGTCATAGAACTCTTTAGGGCAGTTGCCTGGGCACTGCATGCGGTACCCGCGCTCCAGAGCTGTGATTACTTCCAGATTAGACATTCctgtaaagaaaagaaaacagaagATTTTGATTTACATTTACGTCACTTTACGTTATTTTGATTTATGTAAATCATGCCACTATATGTAAGGTCCATGGCACATTCCTATTTCCACTAAGAGGACTTGCAACACCAACTATATTCTCACCTGGATACGGGGTTCTCCCATATGTGATAATTTCAGTCATCAGAATACCAAATGACCAGACGTCAGATTTGATGGTGAAGGAGCCGTAGTTCGCTGCCTCAGGTGCAGTCCATTTAATGGGAAATTTGGCACCTAAAATATTAACAATATTAGTCAGTCCAAGACTTGAAGAATTACAAAGGCACTCACCGGGTACAATGTGACTTCATTATTTCATCAAATCCATACAGACAGGTTAAGGCAGCAGCATGCCGCTTCGAGTGTGCGACGCAAATGCGCACTGATTGGTGACAGTTGTTTCTTTCCCTTCGGAACAGACCATTTCCTCTGACCTGTGCACCATTACTTAAGTACCAAATTTGTGGATTTCCAAGTCATGTCACCATGCTGCCTTGGCACAGAAGCGTGATGTGACATGGCCCTCATCTTAACATGTGGTACATTTTCTGACAATATTATATCTGGGTGGATCAGTAACCCTTCCCTCACTGTAAGAGCAGGTACTGCCACTGCTGAGAGATCTTACCCTCTCGCGCCGTATACTCGCTGTCCTCAATCACTCGCGCTAACCCAAAGTCTGCGATTTTACACGCCATAGCTGCGGACACCAGGCAGTTGGCAGCTCTCAGATCCCGGTGAATGTAATTCTTCTGTTCAATAAACCACATTCCCTCCGCAATCTGCAAAtgtaaaaagcaaaaatataagacaccctggggtaaaaaaaataaaaccaaaaaaAACTGGCTTGACTTTGTCCCATAAGTGGTGTGACTTAGAGGAAAGTGGGCATGGCTTAAAAGTTACATTGTGCACCAAAAATGTGCCAAATTTtgatgcacatttttggcctaAAAGTAAGCCAACTAATAAAAAGTGTAAACTTAGTCTAGACATTTTTAGACTGTCTAGTGTAATATATCCGCTTTTTAAATATAGATGGGTCCATGAGTCTCACCTGGGCAGAGAAGTCGATAAGCTGTGGCAGTGCCAGGTTATTCCCTTCCTGGCTCTTAAGGAAGTCTAGAAGGCTGCCCTTTTCCATGTACTCAGTGATTATATAGATGGGCTCCTCCTGAGTCACTACAGCATTAAGGCGAACAAGGCGGTCATGCTGCAAAGTCTTCATCAGGTTGGCTTCTTCCAGAAAGGCCTCCGGAGACATACTGCCTGGCTTCATGGTCTTCACAGCCACCTGTGTGTGCCCATTGTATGTTGCTGCAGATGACAGATAATGAAAACATGTCGGTATAGCTGCCTTCCAGAATTATACAATAATCCCTAGGGGGTGCATCTCTGGGGTCTAAGTCTTTACGTAttgtactgtctgctgagctgttgtGTATAACCTGTTAgcaaccatggacgtctatactcgtccatgtgccgttaatggGGTATGGCGTGCAGGCTcaagcccgcgtcataccagccagctcccagctgattcctgtagctgggggctggcgttaatagccggcatgcagcaatcgccgtggccggctattaaccctttagatcgccgctgtcaaagctgaccgcggcatctaaaggtgcctttatcccgtccctggtggtccagtggggttgatcgcccccccctccccacagcaCGGTTGCGGGGGAGCGTTGggtcgatccactgctgaggtagcctgcgggcttacctctccttcactgCCGACTCCTgcactgagaatgataaagcctggcaggaccaggctttatcaatggagcgcagagcacacagatcaatgttgttttatggaaccacattgatctgtaggaagaatcaaatgattcctcctaaaagttccataaggggactaaaagtgtaaaaaaacaaaaagtctaaaaacacacacattaaccctgtcacgatgccggctggcaggtagtggatcctctgtgccagagagggattggcgtggaccgtgctagtggaccggttctaagccactactggttttcaccagagcccgccgcaaagcgggatggtcttgctgcggcggtagtgaccaggtcgtatccactagcaacggctcacctctctggctgctgaagataggcgcggtacaagggagtaggcaaaagcaaggtcggacgtagcagaaggtcggggcaggcagcaaggatcgtagtcaggggcaacggcagaaggtctggaaacacaggcaaggaacacacaaggaacgctttcactggcactaaggcaacaagatccggcaagggagtgcaggggaagtgaggtgatatagggaagtgcacaggtgaacacactaattgggaccactgcgccaatcagcggcgcagtggccctttaaatcgcagagacccggcgcgcgcgcgccctagggagcggggccgcgcgcgccgggacagaacagacggagagcgagtcaggtaggggagccggggtgcgcatcgcgagcgggcgctacccgcatcgcgaatcgcatcccggctggcagcggaatcgcagcgccccgggtcagaggacgtgaccggagcgctgccgcggggagagtgaagcgagtgctccggggaggagcggggacccggagcgctcggcgtaacagtacccccccccttgggtctccccctcttcttagagcctgagaacctgaggagcagacttttgtctaggatgttgtcctcaggttcccaggatctctcttcaggaccacaaccctcccagtccactaaaaaaaaatttttccctctgacctttttggcagctaaaatttctttgaccgagaagatgtccgaggagccagaaacaggagtgggaggaacagatttgggagaaaaacggttgaggatgagtggtttgagaagagagacgtgaaaggcattagggatacgaagagagggaggaagaagaagtttataagagacaggattaatttgacataaaattttgaaaggaccaagatagcgtggtcccaacttgtagctagggacacggaagcggacatatttagcggagagccataccttgtctccaggggaaaaaacggggggagctcttcttttcttatccgcgaacttcttcatgcgtgatgaagcctgtaagagagaattttgggtctctctccatatgatggaaaggtcacgagaaatttcatccacagcgggcagaccagagggcaagggagtagggagggggggaagagggtgacggccgtacaccacgaaaaatggggatttggaggaagactcagagaccctgaagttatacgagaattcggcccatgggaggagatctgcccagtcatcctggcgggaggaaacaaaatgtcgcaaataatcacccaagatctggttaatcctttctacttgtccattggactggggatgatatgcagaagaaaaatttaatttaatcttgagttgtttacagagagccctccagaatttagacacgaattggacgcctctatccgagacaatctgcgtaggcaacccgtgaagacgaaaaatgtgtacaaaaaattgtttagccaactgaggcgcagaaggaagaccaggaagagggatgaaatgtgccattttggagaatcgatcaacgaccacccaaataacagtgttgccacgggaagggggtaaatcagtaataaaatccataccaatcagagaccaaggctgttcggggacaggcagaggatgaagaaaaccagcgggcttctggcgaggagtcttatcccgggcacagatagtgcaggctcgcacaaagtccacaacatccgtctccagagtcggccaccaatagaagcgggagatgagttgcacagatttcttgatacccgcatgacctgcgagatgggaggagtgaccccatttgaggattccgaggcgttggcgaggagaaacaaaggtctttcctggaggagtctgcctgatggaggcaggagaagtggagatcaggcagtcaggtggaatgatgtgttgcggagagagttcaacttctgaggcatccgaggaacgagagagagcatcggccctaatgttcttatcggcaggacgaaagtgaatctcaaaattaaatcgggcaaagaacagagaccaccgggcctggcgaggattcagccgttgggcagactggaggtaggagaggttcttgtggtcggtgtagataataacaggagaacttgatccctccagcagatgcctccattcctcaagtgctaatttaatggctagaagctctcgatccccgatggagtagttcctctccgctggagagaaggtcctagagaaaaaaccacaagtgacagcatgcccggaagaatttttttgtagaagaacagctccagctcccactgaggaggcatcaacctccaataggaagggtttggaagggtcaggtctggagaggacgggagccgaagaaaaggcagacttgagtcgtttaaaggcgtcttctgcttgaggaggccaggacttgggatcagcattttttttggttaaagccacgataggagccacaatggtagaaaaatgtggaataaattgcctgtaataattggcgaaccccaaaaagcgttggatagcacggagtccggaggggcgtggccaatctaagacggcagagagtttgtctggatccatctgtagtccctggccagagaccaaatatcctagaaaaggaagagattggcattcaaacagacatttctcaattttggcatagagttggttgtcacgaagtctctgaagaaccatacggacatgctggcggtgttcttctagattggcagaaaaaattaggatatcgtccagatatacaacaacacaggagtataacagatcacgaaaaatttcattgacaaagtcttggaagacggcaggggcgttgcacagtc
This genomic window contains:
- the HCK gene encoding tyrosine-protein kinase HCK gives rise to the protein MGCITSKPNSVLDKKCESTPETERRRYVKDPTSITGTNKPKEISSGGGDDAALLVALYDYDAVHPDDLTFQKGDHLQLLEESGEWWRARLTRTGEEGYIPSNYVGRVDSLESEEWYFKGVGRKEAERQLLSPENQAGSFMIRDSETMKGCYSLSVRDYTGQSGNMVKHYKIRTLDNGGFYVSPRKTFTSLQELVTYYKSNMDGLCQYLTQPCKTARPQKPWEKDAWEVPRESLKLEKKLGAGQFGDVWLATYNGHTQVAVKTMKPGSMSPEAFLEEANLMKTLQHDRLVRLNAVVTQEEPIYIITEYMEKGSLLDFLKSQEGNNLALPQLIDFSAQIAEGMWFIEQKNYIHRDLRAANCLVSAAMACKIADFGLARVIEDSEYTAREGAKFPIKWTAPEAANYGSFTIKSDVWSFGILMTEIITYGRTPYPGMSNLEVITALERGYRMQCPGNCPKEFYDIMLQCWQQNPEQRPTFDYLQGILEDFFTATESQYQQQP